The following proteins come from a genomic window of Excalfactoria chinensis isolate bCotChi1 chromosome 6, bCotChi1.hap2, whole genome shotgun sequence:
- the ADRA2A gene encoding alpha-2A adrenergic receptor: MFNPERPFTERGHFFSSMEYQRQLEEEEGYPPPGANGTFNDSAAGLGWSMPYPLHTTITLISLAGLLMLFTVFGNVLVIIAVFTSRALKAPQNLFLVSLASADILVATLVIPFSLANEVMGYWYFGKVWCEIYLALDVLFCTSSIVHLCAISLDRYWSITQAIEYNLKRTPRRIKCIIFIVWVISAVISFPPLISIEKKSGQKVDQWPAGCKINDEKWYIISSCIGSFFTPCLIMILVYVRIYQIAKRRTRVPLNKRAERPEKKQNGLADKEDLPASAQLNGEKAAGAGDGQEGEVNGIDMEETSSSEHQENSQPKKAERPLRGKTKTKLSQIKPGDTLPRKTEEERNTKGSRWRGRQNREKRFTFVLAVVIGVFVICWFPFFFTYTLTAVCKSCSVPVTLFKFFFWFGYCNSSLNPVIYTIFNHDFRRAFKRILCRIERKRIV; the protein is encoded by the coding sequence ATGTTTAACCCGGAGCGCCCGTTCACGGAGAGGGGCCACTTCTTCTCCTCCATGGAGTACCAGcggcagctggaggaggaggagggctaCCCGCCTCCCGGCGCCAACGGGACTTTCAACGACAGCGCGGCCGGGCTGGGATGGAGCATGCCGTACCCCCTGCACACCACCATCACCCTCATCAGCCTGGCGGGCTTGCTTATGCTCTTCACCGTCTTCGGCAACGTCCTGGTCATCATTGCCGTCTTCACCAGCCGAGCTCTCAAGGCCCCCCAGAACCTCTTCCTGGTGTCCTTAGCCTCAGCCGACATCCTGGTGGCCACACTGGTCATCCCCTTCTCCCTGGCGAACGAGGTGATGGGCTATTGGTACTTTGGCAAAGTCTGGTGTGAGATCTACCTGGCCTTAGACGTGCTGTTCTGCACCTCCTCCATCGTGCATTTGTGCGCCATCAGCCTGGACCGTTACTGGTCCATCACACAAGCCATCGAGTACAACCTCAAGCGCACCCCGCGCCGCATCAAGTGCATCATCTTCATCGTCTGGGTCATCTCGGCCGTCATCTCCTTCCCGCCGCTCATCTCCATAGAGAAGAAGAGCGGGCAGAAGGTGGACCAGTGGCCGGCAGGGTGCAAGATCAATGACGAGAAGTGGTACATCATCTCGTCATGCATCGGCTCCTTCTTCACCCCGTGCCTCATCATGATCCTGGTCTACGTGCGCATCTATCAGATAGCCAAGAGGCGAACCAGGGTCCCGCTGAACAAGAGGGCAGAGCGcccagagaaaaagcagaacgGCTTGGCCGACAAGGAGGACCTGCCGGCCTCAGCCCAGCTCAATGGGGAGAAAGCAGCCGGAGCTGGCGATGGGCAGGAGGGAGAGGTCAATGGCATAGACATGGAGGAAACCTCCTCCTCTGAGCACCAGGAGAACAGCCAGCCCAAGAAGGCAGAGAGACCCCTGCGGGGAAAGACCAAGACTAAGCTGAGCCAGATTAAGCCTGGGGACACTTTGCCCAGGAAGACGGAGGAGGAGAGGAACACCAAAGGGTCCCGGTGGAGGGGCAGGCAGAACCGGGAGAAGCGTTTCACCTTCGTGCTGGCGGTGGTGATTGGGGTCTTTGTCATCTGCTGGTTCCCATTCTTCTTCACCTACACGCTGACCGCAGTCTGCAAGAGCTGTTCTGTGCCTGTCACCCTCTTCAAGTTCTTCTTCTGGTTCGGTTACTGCAATAGCTCCTTGAACCCCGTCATCTACACCATTTTCAACCACGACTTCAGACGGGCCTTCAAAAGGATCCTCTGCAGGATAGAGAGGAAAAGGATTGTTTGA